The genome window ACCACGACAACATGTATTTTTTCAACATCGAGGAGGAAGAATACGCAGTCAAGCCCATGAACTGCCCGGGCCATGTGCTGATCTATGGCTCGCAGCTGCACAGCTACAAGGAGCTGCCGATCAAATTCTTCGAACTCGGTACTGTCTACCGCCACGAGAAATCGGGCGTGATGCACGGACTGCTGCGCGTGCGGGGCTTCACCCAGGACGATGCCCATATCTTCTGCCTCCAGTCGCAGCTGAAGGACGAGATCAAGAAGGTGATGGACCTGGCGGATTACCTGATGAAGCTGTTCAACTTCGAATACAAGCTGGAAATCAGCACCAGGCCTGAGAAGTTCATCGGAGAGGTCGCCACCTGGGACCTGGCCACACAGGCTCTTAAGGATGCGCTGGAAGAAATGAAACTGCCCTATGAGATCAACGAAGGAGATGGTGCCTTTTACGGACCCAAGATCGATCTCAAGGTCAGGGATGCGCTCAAACGAACCTGGCAGTGCTCCACCATCCAGGTGGATTTCAACTTTCCTGAGCGCTTCAATCTGCATTATATAGACGAAAAGGGCGAGAAGCAGCGGCCGATCATGGTGCACCGCGCGATCGTGGGCAGCCTGGAGCGCTTCATCGGAGTGCTGATCGAGCATCTCAACGGCAAGTTCCCGTTCTGGCTCTCGCCGGTGCAGATACGTGTGCTGACGATTACAGACAGGCATAATGGCTGTGCACATAAAATATATGAAGAGCTTTTCCAGGCCGGCTACAGGGTCGAGGAAGACCTGCGTTCTGAAAAGGTCAATTACAAGATCCGTGAGGCCCAGATGATGAAAGTACCCTTCATGGTCGTAATCGGAGACGAGGAAGTGGAAAGCGGGAAACTGACAGTGCGGACCAGGGAAGGCGAACATATCAAAGGAATTACACTGGCCGAATTTAAGGAAATGCTGGTTAAGCTGGTAATTTAAAAGTGACTGGTGATTAGAGAATAGTGATTGGTTCTGAATATGTCTTTCTCTTCACCATTCACCATTCACTAATCACTAATCACTAATCACTTCTTTAATGGTTTTCTGCGGGGCGGTTTTTTTGTCTTTGGTTTAGCCGGTGCAGATACTTTTTTAAACTTCAATTCCAGCTGCGGAGTATATCTATCGCAGCTGACGATCGCCACCTCAATGCTCTGCTTGCAGCTGTTGAGGCAACTTTCACAGAGTTCGTTCAGACGCTTTTTATCCTTAGCCATAGTTGTTTCAGGTCGTCGAGGGAATAGCATTTCTGAAGGTCGTTCTCCATACCCAGCTGAACCAGCAGTTCGCAGATCATCCGGACATTCGGGGCGCTGTCGTTGAATTCGCGCTGAAGCCTTAGCAATACTTCATTTCTTTCCATATTCGACTCCTCTGGAATTTTGTGGTTTGTTATACTATCGGTAGATTTAGATACTAATTTTAATCGAATTCACTCAGGAATTGTCACCCAGTCGCCTGCTGGAGCGAATTTTCTGTCTTTTACTCCTGCTCTGTAAAGCATCAGTGTTCTGGATCCCTTGTGGTTGGCAGGGGAAAAGCTGACAGATCCGCTCGCACCATTGGTATTGTATGCAGTGAGGGATTCGTATGCGTCACGGAGTTTCAACCGGGTGGGAGAAGGACCGGCCTTTTTCAGGGCGTCGCAGATGCTCCTTGCCACGATCCAGCCTTGAATGTACTGCATCTGCATTGATTCCGGAGATTTGCGTGTTTTTACGAAATCGTGCATCAGGCGGATTTCCCCGCTGTCATAATCCCAGCACTGGAAGGGAGAAACGGAGATGAAACCCTCGGCTGCGGCTCCGGCCACATCGAAAATCCTGTTGTCCAGGGTGTAGTAAGTACCGAGAAACTGGGCATCAGGCAGGACTTTTTTTCCATCCCGCAGATCAAGCGCGGCCCGCTGCAAAGTATCCTGGATTATCACATAGTCCGGTTTCTTATCAATCAGTTGGTTAAAAATGTCTTCAGCATCTGTGATCAGGGAACTCTGCGGGATCTCTGCCACGATCCCGATTCCCAGCTTTCTGGCCAGATGTCTGCCCTGATCGAGCGGTGATCTGCCGAATCCGCTTTCATGATAAACGATCGCAACCTTGGCTTTCCGGCTTTTCCTCTCGGAATCGGCTGCGATGTATTGCAGAAGCACCTTGAATTCTTCATTGTAAGTAGAGAAAGGATTGAAGGTGAACTTCCTGCAGGGAGAGACCAGCGAATCGGCGAAAGAGGCAGGTACAAAAAGCACTTCACTGGATTCGGCAAGGGATGAGAGCAGAATGCTGTCACCTGTGCCCCAGCCGATCACTGCCAGGACTTCACTGGATTCAACAAATTTTCGGAAAAGCTGCAAGGACTTGGGCACTATGTATTGATAATCACCACTGATCAGACTGATCTTATTGTTCCCGCATCTGCCGCCGGTGTATGAGAGGTAATCTCCGATGCCCTGGAGATAGGAAAGGCAGACATCGCTGGTTGGGCCGGTCTTGTCGAGAATCGCTGCGATCTTGAAATCTCCGGCGATTGAGGGCGCGATAAAAAGCCATGCAAGCAGGATGGTTGTGATTTTAGTCATGAAGGCTCCCTGTGATCGCTGCTTCTTTGGATATCTACATGATAAACCTGGAATAGCGCTTTGACAATCAGAGTCGAGGTTCGAGTCAGGAGAAAAAGAAAAATATCGTTGACAAAGCCTTTTTTGGTATTAATATTGATTTAGATTGTACTGGTCGGAAAATCGTCCGACAATATCACGAATCCTGCGGGAAAAATAAATGTCAATTGAGATCGTAAGACGGGAAAAAAAACTGGACTCCGGCAGT of Candidatus Wallbacteria bacterium contains these proteins:
- the thrS gene encoding threonine--tRNA ligase, with the protein product MGKIMFQNQELEINEGQSIGETILARFPRYKKEALAVSLNGELRDLSAHFPGNLAEKAKAEIIDFEKTQGKEVFWHSTSHLMAQAVKRIWPKAQLAIGPAIEEGFYYDIDLESPISEEDLAKIEAGMRKVAEEDLAIRRTELPIDEAIAKFRSEDNKYKVEMLEALKTKGETSVSLYSQGEFTDLCRGPHLSSTSQMKHYKLLKVAGAYWRGDERNRMLQRIYGISFPKKSQLDEHITLLEEAKKRDHRVLGRDLKLFITEPETAGAGLILYLPYGTALKTSLENFLKAEHRRRGYQMVATPHIYNANLWKISGHYGFYHDNMYFFNIEEEEYAVKPMNCPGHVLIYGSQLHSYKELPIKFFELGTVYRHEKSGVMHGLLRVRGFTQDDAHIFCLQSQLKDEIKKVMDLADYLMKLFNFEYKLEISTRPEKFIGEVATWDLATQALKDALEEMKLPYEINEGDGAFYGPKIDLKVRDALKRTWQCSTIQVDFNFPERFNLHYIDEKGEKQRPIMVHRAIVGSLERFIGVLIEHLNGKFPFWLSPVQIRVLTITDRHNGCAHKIYEELFQAGYRVEEDLRSEKVNYKIREAQMMKVPFMVVIGDEEVESGKLTVRTREGEHIKGITLAEFKEMLVKLVI
- a CDS encoding ABC transporter substrate-binding protein produces the protein MTKITTILLAWLFIAPSIAGDFKIAAILDKTGPTSDVCLSYLQGIGDYLSYTGGRCGNNKISLISGDYQYIVPKSLQLFRKFVESSEVLAVIGWGTGDSILLSSLAESSEVLFVPASFADSLVSPCRKFTFNPFSTYNEEFKVLLQYIAADSERKSRKAKVAIVYHESGFGRSPLDQGRHLARKLGIGIVAEIPQSSLITDAEDIFNQLIDKKPDYVIIQDTLQRAALDLRDGKKVLPDAQFLGTYYTLDNRIFDVAGAAAEGFISVSPFQCWDYDSGEIRLMHDFVKTRKSPESMQMQYIQGWIVARSICDALKKAGPSPTRLKLRDAYESLTAYNTNGASGSVSFSPANHKGSRTLMLYRAGVKDRKFAPAGDWVTIPE